The DNA window GAGGCCACCGTGCGCTGACGCAGGAGGAAGCCGATGAAGAGGAGGATGCCGGCGATGCCCGGGATCCAGATGGCGGGCGAACCCCACCCGAGATTCGGCTCCTCGATCAGGGCGAAGACGGCAGCGCCCAAGCCGAGGGTGCACATCGCTCCGCCGATCCAGTCGATGTGCGTGCCGGGCTCGCGGCGGTCATGCGCCGTGAGCCGCGTGAGCAGCCACAGCGTGACGGCGATCGGCAGCACGTTGATGAGGAACACGAACCGCCACGACAGGTAGTCGACGAAGAGGCCGCCGATGAGCGGCCCGACGATCATCGCGCCGGTCGTCAGCGCCGTCCAGGTGCCGATGGCCTTGCCCTGCAGCGGCCCGCGGATGGTCGAGGTGATGAGCGCCAGCGAGCTCGGCACGAGGAAGGCGCCCGCCGCACCCTGCACGGCCCGGGCGATGATGAGGAAGAGCGGATCGGGCGCCGCGGCGATCGCGATCGAGGCGATGCCGAAGCCGATCAGCCCGATGCGCATGACGAGGATGCGGCCGAACGCATCGCTGACCGATCCGGCGAGCAGGATGAGCGCGCCGAGGGTGATGAGGTAGGCGTCGACCACCCACTGCTGGGTGATGAGGCCGCCGCCGAGCTCCCTCCCGATCGCGGGCAGGGCCACGTTGACGACGGTGCCGTCGAGGAACGCCACGAACGACGCCAGCGCGGCGATCGCGACGACGAGACGCTGCTGCGCGTCGAGGGTCATGCTCACATTCGTCAGGCTAGTCCTGTCGCCGGACAGGCCGAACGATCTTCGCGGAACCCCCGCGACGACGGGGCGGACAGGCTTACCCTGACTGATGCGGTCGGATGCGGCATCCGACGCCCTCGACAGGACGGACCCTCCCATGGAATTCGGCATCCACATCGCGGACTTCACCTGGAGCAGCGGTCCCGAGAGGCTCGGCCCCGCACTCGCCGCGCACGTCCGCAACGCGGAGGCCGCCGGCATCCAGCGCATCACCGTCATGGACCACTTCTGGCAGCTGCCGGGCATCGGACCCGCCGATCACGAGATGCTCGAGGCCTACGCCACACTCGGCTTCATCGCCGCGCACACCGAGAAGGCCCTGCTGCACACCCTCGTCACGGGGGTCATCTACCGCGAGCCGGCGCTGCTGGCCAAAGCCGTCACGACGTTGAACGTGCTGTCGGGCGGCCGCGTCGGTCTCGGTCTCGGCGCCGCCTGGAACGAGGAGGAGTCGGCGGGTCTCGGGTTCACCTTCCCGCCCGTCGCCGAGCGCTTCCGCCAGCTGGAGGAGACCGTGCAGATCTGCCTGCAGATGTGGTCGCCGTCGGAGGAGCCCTACGCGGGGGAGGTCTTCCAGCTCGGACGGACGCTCAATTCGCCGCAGGCGATCACGCGGCCGCATCCGTACCTGATGATCGGCGGCTCCGGGGAGAAGAAGACGCTGCGCATGGTCGCGCAGTACGCCGACGCCTGCAACCTCGCTGTCATGGACGGGCAGGTGCCCACCCGCAAGCTGGAGGTGCTGCGCGGGCACTGCGAGTCGGTCGGCCGCGACTACGACGACATCGAGAAGACGGCGATGATCCCGATCAACCCGGAGTCCACCCCGGAGGCGCTGGCGTCGGTCGTGCGCGACCTCGCGGGAGCCGGCTTCGCAGCCAACTACGTGTTCGCCGTCGGGATGCCGGAGCCCGAGCGCGTCGTGGACGTGATCGCCGAGACGGCCCGCCTGGTCAGCTGACGCGGTAGGCGTCGTAGCGGACGCGGTCCGCCTCGCGGACGCAGGATGCCACGAAGACGGCGTCCTCGAGAGACCGATCCGTGGCGCACTCCAGCGTGAGCGCCGTGCGGAAGTAGTACGCCGACGGATCGACGTCGGCGCCGTCCAGCAGCGACTGCAGGACACCGGGATCGCCGCTGCGCACCCCGCGGGCGGTGACGTAGAGCAGGGCGCCGTCGTCGGCACATGCGCTGTAGCGGCCGTCGATCTCGATGGAGCCGTCCGCACGCACGGTCTGCCAGTCGGCGCCCCCGGGGAGCAGGACGCCCGTGAAGGCGCCGGTCACCGTTCCGCCGGCGATCGGGATGATCCGGCGATGGCCCACCCGCGTCATCCCGTGGTCTTGGAGCGGGCCCAATTCGGCGTCGACGGAGAAGGCCCACTCGAGGCCGGGTGCGGGCGGTCTCACGGTCACGACGGCTCCTCTCCGCGCACCAGTGAAGCGGGTGACCGTTGAGGATGTCAATGATGATCGCCCGGGTGCGACGGAGTCACCTCGTCGTGCGCGCGAAGCGCAACCCCCCGGAGGGAGGAGTTCTCGCTTCCTATGCTCGGCGCATGGACACCAATGACATCCGCTGGAACGACGAAGCCCGGGCCAAGATCCTCTCCGACTCCGACCGCGTGCTCCGCGAGGCCGTCGTCGCCGTCGCGTCGTCGAAGGACCTGACCTCCGATGAGGCGTTCGCGCAGCTGAACGGCCGCCTCAAAGACCGATTCATCGACTACGAGCCCGGCCCCGACATCCGCAAGTACGCCGACGCCATCGTCGCAGGGGAGTTCTCTGAGGCCTCCTGATGGGCCACCTTCGGACTCCCTGAGAACGAGCCCCTCGCAGGGGTGGCGACATAGGCTGAAGGCATCCCAAACCCCGGCATAGCCGGCGCGGAACGCGTGTCATCGCAAGCGACACGCTCCGACGGCCCCACCGTCGAGTCCATCCCCCCACACGGACTCCGGTCGGGGCCGTTCCGCGTCTCCGGGCGGCTTCTGACATCCGCGGAAACTTTTTTGTGACGTTTCCCGCTGCGTCCGCCTCTTATCTGCAGAGCACAACGACACGCTCCCCGAGGCGGGATCACCGCACGGGCCTGCAGACAGAAAAGGACACCATCATGGCCGAGGACCAGAAGCCCACCACCACCGCTACGCCCGCCGCGTCGGTCTCCGAGACCGTCGCCCCCAAGTCCGCTGCGACGCCGGCCCCCCGTGTGGACCGTTCGTCGTTCTCCTCGTCCCGCGTGCCTGCGGACGAGAACGCCGCCGGGAAGACCACCATCGCCGATGGCGTGGTCGCGAAGATCGCCGGCATCGCCGCGCGTGAGGTCGCCGGTGTGTACGCCCTGGGCGGCGGCGGAGCCCGCGCCTTCGGCGCCATCCGCGACGCCATCAACGCCACCGACCTGTCGCAGGGCGTCAAGGTCGAGGTCGGCGAGACGCAGGTCGCCGCCGACCTGACCATCGTCGTCGAGTACCCGGCCCCCATCCAGGAGGTCGCCGGCAACGTGCGCGCCGCTGTCGCGGGTGCCATCAGCCGTCTGGTCGGACTCGAGGTCGTCGAGGTCAACGTCGAGGTCAACGATGTGCACATCCCCGGCGCCGACAACGACGACGAGAACACGGAGTCGCGAGTCGCATGAGTGCCACCGTCACGGGTGCCCTTGT is part of the Microbacterium lemovicicum genome and encodes:
- a CDS encoding LLM class F420-dependent oxidoreductase gives rise to the protein MEFGIHIADFTWSSGPERLGPALAAHVRNAEAAGIQRITVMDHFWQLPGIGPADHEMLEAYATLGFIAAHTEKALLHTLVTGVIYREPALLAKAVTTLNVLSGGRVGLGLGAAWNEEESAGLGFTFPPVAERFRQLEETVQICLQMWSPSEEPYAGEVFQLGRTLNSPQAITRPHPYLMIGGSGEKKTLRMVAQYADACNLAVMDGQVPTRKLEVLRGHCESVGRDYDDIEKTAMIPINPESTPEALASVVRDLAGAGFAANYVFAVGMPEPERVVDVIAETARLVS
- a CDS encoding MFS transporter, encoding MTLDAQQRLVVAIAALASFVAFLDGTVVNVALPAIGRELGGGLITQQWVVDAYLITLGALILLAGSVSDAFGRILVMRIGLIGFGIASIAIAAAPDPLFLIIARAVQGAAGAFLVPSSLALITSTIRGPLQGKAIGTWTALTTGAMIVGPLIGGLFVDYLSWRFVFLINVLPIAVTLWLLTRLTAHDRREPGTHIDWIGGAMCTLGLGAAVFALIEEPNLGWGSPAIWIPGIAGILLFIGFLLRQRTVASPILPLDLFSSRNFSSGNIATFFIYGALSLNGFVLSVYLQQGAGLPATLAGLASLPTTILMVLLSSRMGTLAGRIGPRVFMTVGPLVMAAGSLLLLLVSESFDYWWQVLPGMVLFGLGLAITVSPLTSAILGAVHTERSGIASAVNNAVSRVAGLLVIAALATIVGGSLDLAGFHRAALVTAALLVLGGVVSWLGIRNRVPQPGADAPAAR
- a CDS encoding DUF3237 domain-containing protein, translated to MTVRPPAPGLEWAFSVDAELGPLQDHGMTRVGHRRIIPIAGGTVTGAFTGVLLPGGADWQTVRADGSIEIDGRYSACADDGALLYVTARGVRSGDPGVLQSLLDGADVDPSAYYFRTALTLECATDRSLEDAVFVASCVREADRVRYDAYRVS
- a CDS encoding Asp23/Gls24 family envelope stress response protein, with product MAEDQKPTTTATPAASVSETVAPKSAATPAPRVDRSSFSSSRVPADENAAGKTTIADGVVAKIAGIAAREVAGVYALGGGGARAFGAIRDAINATDLSQGVKVEVGETQVAADLTIVVEYPAPIQEVAGNVRAAVAGAISRLVGLEVVEVNVEVNDVHIPGADNDDENTESRVA